A single genomic interval of Amycolatopsis albispora harbors:
- a CDS encoding ATP-binding protein — MSISPREREVLLAVADRLTNAEIAERLFVSVRTVESHVSSLLRKLDARDRRELVQRAAGYASGGTVPGLPAPATSFVGRGVELDTAARLVTEAPVTTVLGPGGAGKTRLATAVTARAASAFPGGAAFVKLVPARPGYVVETVAAALGVEPAPQQRLADVVADRLRGRALLVLDNCEHVVDDVADLLADLAEANPRLSVLATSRERLGVPGETVLQLGPLRDAEEAVALFTDRARAVDPAFEADPAELAELCRKLSGSPLQIELAAARVASLGVPGLLAGLADDPLRLLSAGRGDRRHRSLRAVVEWSYRLLTEEERLLLTRVSRFADRFDLNAAAALCPGLSLGAVADLLGRLVDKSLADLGWSLPDGVRQFAREQLDGSPDAEDVATRYLAWAAQRAHDLVGRLDGDWRADFDLVAGDLRAAAGSYELLSDLARLTYARGFLAEASEHWRAAARLAPTATAAATALDQAGTAAHVLTGGARDHYDLLLEAARLTGDHPTAKAGCLASAVVLATRFRGAGFVARPVPHEELTALLAEALATGSAQAETQVAIARAWLSGPAPQSVTRPAAEAAVRAATAFGDPLLLSAALDAECTAAAGARDPGHAYRITLRRLELVDTFDRTVPQAALEVVDTFRAAVAYALATGAIADAVRIGERAETDPTLSRHTCWGSGSVLTPLALAGRFPEALARAEKLWDGALSFRQQNNSTLGVPLLGAALAAGLTGDAEAMATWRRRAASAAGVPALSASPNLAPLDAFVRARVALHNGSDDLSPLLAEAGGEFAPGRFDGYAAGVAAEIAVVLGRPDADAYLRRAEQHATHNRWAAAALTRARGLRNGDNGLLEDAANAFTDIGAAFDACRQ, encoded by the coding sequence ATGTCGATCTCTCCGCGTGAGCGCGAAGTGCTGCTCGCGGTGGCCGACCGGCTGACCAACGCCGAGATCGCCGAGCGGCTCTTCGTGTCGGTGCGGACCGTGGAGAGCCACGTGTCCTCGTTGCTGCGCAAGCTCGACGCCCGCGATCGCCGCGAACTGGTCCAACGTGCCGCCGGTTACGCCTCCGGCGGCACCGTGCCCGGCTTGCCCGCGCCCGCGACGAGCTTCGTCGGCCGCGGCGTCGAGCTGGACACCGCCGCCCGCCTGGTGACCGAAGCCCCGGTGACCACCGTGCTGGGCCCCGGCGGTGCCGGGAAAACCCGCTTGGCCACCGCGGTCACCGCTCGCGCGGCGTCCGCTTTCCCCGGCGGTGCCGCCTTCGTGAAGCTGGTGCCCGCGCGTCCCGGCTACGTCGTCGAGACGGTCGCCGCCGCGCTCGGCGTTGAGCCCGCGCCGCAGCAACGCCTGGCGGACGTGGTCGCTGACCGGCTGCGTGGCCGGGCGCTGCTCGTGCTGGACAACTGCGAGCACGTGGTGGACGACGTCGCCGACCTCCTCGCGGACCTGGCGGAGGCGAATCCCCGCCTGAGCGTGCTGGCGACCAGCCGCGAACGCCTCGGCGTGCCGGGTGAGACCGTGCTGCAGCTGGGACCGCTGCGTGACGCCGAGGAAGCGGTCGCCTTGTTCACCGATCGGGCGCGGGCGGTCGATCCGGCGTTCGAAGCCGACCCCGCCGAGCTGGCCGAGCTGTGCCGCAAGCTGAGCGGCTCGCCGTTGCAGATCGAGCTGGCCGCCGCCCGGGTCGCCTCGCTCGGCGTGCCCGGGTTGCTGGCCGGGCTCGCCGACGATCCGCTGCGGCTGCTTTCGGCCGGACGCGGCGACCGGCGTCACCGCTCGCTGCGTGCGGTGGTCGAGTGGAGCTACCGGCTGCTGACCGAGGAGGAACGCCTGCTGCTGACGCGGGTGTCGCGGTTCGCCGACCGGTTCGACCTCAACGCGGCCGCCGCGCTGTGCCCCGGCCTTTCGCTCGGCGCGGTGGCCGATCTGCTCGGCCGGTTGGTGGACAAGTCGCTGGCCGACCTCGGGTGGAGCCTGCCCGACGGGGTTCGCCAGTTCGCCCGCGAGCAGCTCGACGGCTCACCGGACGCCGAAGACGTGGCGACGCGCTACCTGGCCTGGGCCGCACAACGCGCACACGACCTGGTCGGGCGGCTCGACGGCGACTGGCGAGCCGACTTCGACCTGGTCGCGGGTGATCTGCGAGCAGCCGCCGGGTCGTACGAACTGCTCTCCGACCTGGCCCGGCTGACCTACGCCCGCGGTTTCCTCGCCGAAGCGAGCGAGCACTGGCGGGCGGCGGCCCGCCTGGCCCCCACGGCCACCGCCGCCGCGACCGCGCTCGACCAGGCAGGCACGGCCGCGCACGTGCTCACCGGCGGCGCCCGCGACCACTACGACCTCCTGCTCGAAGCGGCCCGGCTGACCGGCGACCACCCCACGGCCAAGGCGGGCTGCCTGGCGAGCGCGGTGGTGCTCGCGACGAGGTTCCGCGGCGCGGGATTTGTCGCGCGGCCGGTCCCCCACGAGGAGCTGACCGCACTGCTGGCCGAAGCCCTCGCAACCGGTTCCGCCCAGGCGGAGACGCAGGTGGCGATCGCTCGCGCCTGGCTGTCCGGCCCGGCCCCGCAGTCGGTCACCCGGCCCGCGGCCGAGGCCGCCGTCCGCGCCGCGACGGCGTTCGGTGATCCGCTGCTGCTCAGCGCCGCGCTGGACGCCGAATGCACCGCCGCCGCGGGTGCCCGCGATCCCGGGCACGCGTACCGGATCACCCTGCGGCGCCTGGAGTTGGTCGACACGTTCGACCGCACGGTTCCGCAGGCCGCGCTGGAGGTGGTGGACACGTTCCGCGCCGCGGTGGCGTACGCGCTGGCAACCGGCGCCATCGCGGATGCCGTGCGGATCGGCGAGCGCGCCGAAACCGATCCGACGCTGTCCCGGCACACCTGCTGGGGTTCCGGCAGCGTGCTCACGCCGCTCGCGCTGGCCGGGCGCTTCCCCGAAGCGCTGGCACGAGCCGAAAAGCTGTGGGATGGCGCGTTGTCCTTCCGGCAGCAGAACAACAGCACGCTCGGTGTTCCGCTGCTGGGCGCCGCGCTGGCCGCCGGTCTCACCGGCGACGCCGAGGCGATGGCCACCTGGCGGCGGCGCGCCGCCAGCGCCGCCGGGGTGCCCGCGTTGTCCGCCTCGCCGAACCTCGCGCCGTTGGACGCCTTCGTGCGAGCACGGGTCGCGCTGCACAACGGGAGCGACGACCTGTCCCCGCTGCTCGCGGAGGCGGGTGGTGAGTTCGCGCCGGGCCGGTTCGACGGTTACGCCGCGGGCGTCGCCGCCGAGATCGCCGTGGTCCTCGGCCGTCCCGACGCCGACGCCTACCTGCGCCGGGCGGAACAGCACGCCACGCACAACCGGTGGGCCGCCGCCGCGCTGACCCGGGCACGCGGCCTCCGCAACGGCGACAACGGCCTGCTCGAGGACGCGGCCAACGCCTTCACCGACATCGGGGCAGCGTTCGACGCTTGCCGACAATAA
- a CDS encoding SRPBCC family protein → MSREFELPKEIELPASPEEVWTAIATGPGAAAWFMPMEIDPDDPQVVRWDPPRELAIRTPAAEDGTTQAFEYLVEARAGGASVLRFVHSGVLGDDWSDEYEGMTSGGWDMYLFTLAQYLRHFRGAPATYAEAEAPAAGGWDRLRERLGSPQLGAPVEIDLPGGSRLSGEVDYLTGNFIGLRTADALIRFHERSPLGMPIAVSDHHYGPDPLDRTEAWRHWLAESGSAPAEAG, encoded by the coding sequence GTGTCGCGTGAGTTCGAACTGCCCAAGGAGATCGAGCTGCCCGCCTCGCCAGAGGAGGTCTGGACGGCCATCGCCACCGGCCCCGGTGCGGCGGCGTGGTTCATGCCGATGGAGATCGATCCGGACGACCCGCAGGTCGTCCGGTGGGACCCTCCGCGCGAGCTGGCCATCCGCACCCCGGCCGCGGAAGACGGCACCACGCAGGCCTTCGAGTACCTGGTCGAGGCCCGGGCGGGTGGCGCGAGCGTGCTCCGGTTCGTCCACAGTGGAGTCCTCGGCGACGACTGGAGCGACGAGTACGAGGGCATGACCAGCGGCGGCTGGGACATGTACCTGTTCACCCTCGCCCAGTACCTGCGGCACTTCCGCGGCGCACCGGCGACCTACGCGGAAGCCGAAGCACCCGCGGCTGGCGGCTGGGACCGGTTGCGCGAGCGGCTCGGCTCACCACAACTCGGCGCACCGGTGGAGATCGACCTGCCCGGCGGGTCACGACTGTCCGGCGAGGTGGACTACCTGACCGGCAACTTCATCGGGCTGCGCACCGCCGACGCGCTCATCCGGTTCCACGAACGCTCACCGCTCGGCATGCCGATCGCGGTCAGCGACCACCACTACGGCCCCGATCCGCTGGACCGCACCGAAGCCTGGCGACACTGGCTCGCCGAAAGCGGCTCGGCCCCCGCCGAAGCCGGGTAA
- a CDS encoding immunity 49 family protein, producing MTTVPRHPADRELAQKQVDVLASQMGFYVDYVEKDAAALKNVLGRALTLTRYGSVLDPAAAEARTWTDLRTAAQAATAVFSAAAGSGELEAVVTKPLRFKATGPVSYANAGAWLSAVWLAIVNREDELVQRLCAIDEETLRASGAVHDTYVQPWVRTVRNFLTGQEIPPALLAAALDGTDPDTARVAPPRALAQLSYPPVEMFHHLLRRDSAKFNASLARALEQHRKYWTAAPDLADDPEGFIAFAPLAVAVLARSAGLPVEVESPYLPSNFLSGRRVQPGGAVS from the coding sequence GTGACAACCGTGCCAAGGCATCCAGCGGACCGCGAACTCGCCCAGAAGCAGGTCGACGTGCTCGCTTCGCAGATGGGCTTCTACGTCGACTACGTCGAAAAGGACGCGGCCGCACTGAAGAACGTCCTCGGCCGCGCGTTGACGCTCACCCGGTACGGATCCGTGCTGGATCCGGCCGCCGCCGAGGCACGGACCTGGACGGATCTCCGGACCGCCGCCCAAGCCGCGACGGCCGTCTTCAGCGCGGCCGCCGGTTCCGGCGAACTCGAAGCCGTGGTGACGAAGCCCTTGCGCTTCAAGGCAACCGGCCCCGTCTCGTACGCGAACGCGGGTGCCTGGCTGTCCGCGGTCTGGCTCGCGATCGTCAACCGGGAGGACGAACTCGTCCAGCGGCTCTGCGCGATCGACGAGGAGACGCTGCGTGCTTCGGGCGCCGTGCACGACACCTACGTCCAGCCCTGGGTGCGGACCGTGCGGAACTTCCTCACCGGCCAGGAGATCCCGCCCGCCCTGCTCGCCGCCGCGCTGGACGGCACGGACCCGGACACCGCGCGCGTCGCCCCGCCGCGCGCGCTGGCCCAGCTGTCCTATCCACCGGTCGAGATGTTCCACCACCTGCTCCGCCGCGACTCGGCGAAGTTCAACGCGTCACTGGCGCGTGCGCTGGAACAGCACCGGAAGTACTGGACCGCCGCGCCGGACCTCGCCGACGATCCGGAGGGGTTCATCGCCTTCGCGCCGCTCGCTGTCGCGGTGCTGGCGCGCTCGGCCGGGCTGCCCGTCGAGGTGGAGTCGCCGTACCTGCCGTCGAACTTCCTGTCCGGCCGGCGAGTTCAGCCAGGTGGTGCAGTGAGTTGA
- a CDS encoding helix-turn-helix domain-containing protein: protein MGLRFETRASDSAWVDTVWTCRSEQVSEMTSVASETWGLAFWRQRGQTYAAVTGPETRAGTAPVPEDASWVGIQFAVGTSLRAVATPAVVDGGIVLPDVTGRKFWLDGAHWEMPGPDDAEALVARLVRSGVVVRDPLVTEVLRGHRPPVSERTLERRFRTATGLTQGAVRQIERVRSAAVLLSSGATAADVVGRFGYYDEPHLARALRRYVGRTAQQLRDGEGGALALDSAHDVVDQLDHAV from the coding sequence ATGGGACTGCGGTTCGAGACACGCGCGTCGGACTCGGCGTGGGTCGACACCGTGTGGACCTGCCGCAGCGAGCAGGTCTCGGAGATGACCTCGGTCGCCTCCGAAACCTGGGGGCTGGCGTTCTGGCGCCAGCGGGGCCAGACCTACGCGGCGGTCACCGGGCCGGAAACCCGGGCCGGGACCGCGCCCGTGCCCGAGGACGCGAGCTGGGTGGGCATCCAGTTCGCCGTCGGCACCTCGTTGCGTGCGGTCGCCACGCCCGCCGTGGTCGACGGCGGGATCGTGCTGCCCGACGTGACCGGCCGGAAGTTCTGGCTCGACGGCGCGCACTGGGAGATGCCCGGCCCCGACGACGCCGAGGCGCTCGTGGCCCGGCTCGTCCGCAGCGGGGTGGTGGTCCGCGATCCGCTGGTCACCGAGGTCCTCCGCGGTCACCGGCCACCCGTCTCGGAGCGCACGCTCGAGCGTCGCTTCCGGACGGCCACCGGCCTCACCCAGGGTGCCGTCCGGCAGATCGAACGCGTTCGCTCGGCCGCGGTCCTGCTGTCCTCGGGCGCGACGGCGGCCGACGTCGTCGGGCGGTTCGGCTACTACGACGAGCCGCACCTCGCCCGCGCGCTGCGGCGGTACGTCGGACGCACCGCCCAGCAGCTGCGCGACGGCGAGGGCGGCGCGCTCGCCCTCGACTCAGCGCACGACGTCGTAGACCAGCTTGACCACGCCGTTTGA
- a CDS encoding dihydrofolate reductase family protein, giving the protein MSLDGVVDSPGGKAEGHRSGGWVMGTEFVPEAYSLKAEELEETTALMFGRRSYEAFAPIWPGSEDHAGYKDLPKYVVSSTLEKDALVDGWGEITVLRSAEDVAELKRSEGGPIFIHGSAELARRLADADLIDRYHLLVFPVLLAAGKSVFSRADRDQQNLKLRDSAAYSNGVVKLVYDVVR; this is encoded by the coding sequence ATGTCGCTGGACGGCGTGGTGGACTCGCCGGGCGGCAAGGCCGAGGGCCACCGCAGCGGTGGCTGGGTGATGGGCACGGAGTTCGTGCCGGAGGCGTACTCGCTCAAGGCCGAGGAACTCGAAGAGACCACGGCGCTGATGTTCGGCCGCCGCAGCTACGAGGCCTTCGCGCCGATCTGGCCTGGGTCGGAGGACCACGCCGGGTACAAGGACCTCCCGAAGTACGTGGTTTCGTCCACATTGGAGAAGGACGCGCTGGTCGACGGCTGGGGGGAGATCACCGTCCTGCGGTCGGCCGAGGACGTCGCGGAGCTGAAGCGGTCCGAAGGCGGCCCGATCTTCATCCACGGCAGCGCGGAACTCGCGCGGCGGCTGGCGGACGCCGACCTGATCGACCGCTACCACCTGCTGGTCTTCCCGGTGTTGCTGGCCGCGGGCAAGAGCGTGTTCAGCCGGGCGGACCGGGACCAGCAGAACCTGAAGCTGCGGGATTCGGCCGCCTATTCAAACGGCGTGGTCAAGCTGGTCTACGACGTCGTGCGCTGA
- a CDS encoding MerR family transcriptional regulator, translating to MPWSTRQLADLAGSTVKAIRHYHEIGLLDVPERAANGYKQYKVAHLVRLMQIKRLSELGLPLAQIAAMGRADDDPDEAIRVLDAELAATVERLNRVRAELAVILRHRAPMHVPSGFAPLSRKLSATQESLLLVYSTIFSEHGMREFRQMLATPDETDDEFEALPADADDDTIERLAERMVPAVLEIQEKHPWSKDPMADSPQGVELAKNTMAHAVAELYNPAQIRVLQRLHALLENVTEVTPPAEPPR from the coding sequence ATGCCGTGGAGCACCCGGCAACTCGCCGATCTCGCGGGCTCGACGGTGAAGGCCATCCGGCACTACCACGAGATCGGCCTGCTGGACGTGCCGGAGCGGGCCGCGAACGGGTACAAGCAGTACAAGGTCGCGCACCTGGTCCGGCTGATGCAGATCAAGCGGCTGAGCGAGCTGGGCCTGCCGCTTGCGCAGATCGCCGCGATGGGCCGGGCCGACGACGACCCGGACGAGGCGATCCGCGTGCTCGACGCCGAGCTGGCGGCGACGGTCGAGCGGCTCAACCGGGTGCGCGCGGAGCTGGCCGTCATCCTGCGTCACCGCGCGCCGATGCACGTACCGTCCGGCTTCGCGCCCCTGTCCCGCAAGCTCTCCGCCACGCAGGAGTCCTTGCTCCTGGTCTACTCGACCATCTTCAGCGAGCACGGCATGCGGGAGTTCCGGCAGATGCTCGCCACCCCCGACGAGACCGACGACGAGTTCGAGGCCCTGCCCGCGGACGCCGACGACGACACGATCGAGCGACTCGCCGAGCGGATGGTGCCCGCGGTCCTGGAAATCCAGGAGAAGCACCCGTGGTCGAAGGATCCGATGGCGGATTCACCGCAGGGGGTGGAACTGGCCAAGAACACCATGGCCCACGCGGTGGCGGAACTCTACAACCCGGCGCAGATACGCGTTCTGCAACGCCTCCACGCCCTGCTCGAAAACGTCACCGAGGTCACCCCGCCAGCGGAACCACCCCGATGA